From the Bacillota bacterium genome, one window contains:
- a CDS encoding type I restriction endonuclease subunit R, producing the protein RFIENSFRDGLMKTTGTDIDRIMPPVSRFASNSRTIKKQTIIDKLLAFFEKYFGLV; encoded by the coding sequence GAAGATTTATTGAGAACTCTTTTAGGGATGGCCTTATGAAGACAACAGGAACTGATATAGATAGGATAATGCCTCCTGTATCTAGATTTGCATCTAATTCTAGAACCATTAAAAAACAGACCATAATTGATAAGCTTCTAGCCTTCTTTGAGAAGTATTTTGGCTTGGTG